One window of the Trifolium pratense cultivar HEN17-A07 linkage group LG2, ARS_RC_1.1, whole genome shotgun sequence genome contains the following:
- the LOC123911052 gene encoding uncharacterized protein LOC123911052 — translation MAQKIWDVLSESKRIIHAQPRHYLTLSLIFLLPVSFLSLLYQIILKQLQQQQQPPANSTTIIYVSLLFITISSIFTYGAIITITYSVFHAFFNRPIKLKEAIKSISTSFFPLLATNIVIFTVIFFVFFLLFLLFGLVFFLITYLGHVDVQTNPYFVAIYYMVLMLVLLPLVIYLVINLSLVKTIVVVESCWGFEPLKRSWKLVKGMKMLILSIILLFGFLQGILSWISGYSWVLIFIISPILAILSLYSIAVYPVLYIYCKQKHGELAEVEFGDKIKDEANLSLIPV, via the exons ATGGCACAAAAAATTTGGGATGTTCTCTCTGAATCTAAACGCATAATACATGCTCAACCTCGTCACTACCTTACTCTCTCCCTCATCTTCCTCCTACCTGTCTCTTTCCTCTCCCTCCTCTACCAAATCATTTTAAAAcaacttcaacaacaacaacaacctccCGCTAACTCCACCACAATTATCTACGTGTCTCTCCTTTTCATAACTATCTCTTCCATTTTTACCTACGGCGCC ATCATCACCATCACCTATAGCGTCTTCCACGCCTTCTTTAATCGACCTATCAAACTCAAAGAAGCCATCAAATCCATATCTACTTCTTTCTTCCCCCTCCTCGCCACCAACATCGTCATCTTCACCGTCATATTCTTTgtcttttttctcttatttcttCTCTTTGGACTCGTCTTTTTTCTCATCACTTATCTAGGCCATGTCGACGTCCAAACAAACCCTTACTTCGTTGCGATATATTACATGGTTCTAATGCTTGTTTTACTCCCTCTTGTAATATATTTGGTAATTAACTTGAGTTTGGTGAAAACTATTGTGGTGGTTGAATCATGTTGGGGTTTCGAACCGTTGAAGAGAAGTTGGAAATTGGTGAAAGGAATGAAAATGTTGATTTTGTCGATCATTTTGTTATTTGGATTCTTGCAAGGGATATTGTCATGGATAAGTGGTTATAGTTGGGTACTGATATTCATCATTTCTCCTATACTTGCGATTCTATCGCTTTACAGTATCGCGGTTTATCCGGTGTTGTACATATACTGCAAGCAGAAACATGGGGAGCTTGCAGAGGTAGAATTTGGGGACAAAATTAAAGATGAGGCTAACTTGTCCTTAATTCCAGTTTAA
- the LOC123911053 gene encoding uncharacterized protein LOC123911053 yields MEISSGGCSPRIRSDHLKKEGSDEIRLRQTLELELSDIVRYGDHNYEVQSMNALDILRETIRILRFNSWAFVIIAFLLICPVSAVLLSNVLVDESIVKNLTIRLMLVAETSGLPLRSIIKQSCQRFAETVISSAMCFPLYATLLLLSKTAVVYSVDCTYSRKKFDASKFCVIVAKFWRKMLSTYMWACTITVGCITMFCVFLVAFCSALAVLGFSPNVVVYAALMVGLVFSVIFANAIIICNIALVISVLEDVSGAQAMLRSSIIIKGQTQVGLLIYLGSTIGMAFVEGLFEHRVKTLSYGDGSSRMWEGLLLVIMYSFVVLIDSMMSAVFYFSCRSSNTDNANGEGNSILETMAISAETMGIQ; encoded by the coding sequence ATGGAGATTTCAAGTGGAGGTTGTTCTCCTAGGATTAGGTCAGATCATTTGAAAAAAGAGGGATCAGATGAAATTCGTTTACGACAAACTTTGGAATTAGAACTTTCTGATATTGTTCGTTATGGTGATCACAATTATGAAGTTCAATCAATGAATGCTTTGGATATTCTCAGAGAGACTATAAGAATACTTAGGTTTAATTCATGGGCTTTTGTGATAATCGCTTTTTTGCTTATTTGTCCTGTTTCTGCTGTTCTTTTGTCTAATGTGTTAGTGGATGAATCTATTGTGAAGAATCTCACTATTAGGCTTATGTTGGTTGCTGAAACTAGTGGTCTCCCCTTGAGATCAATCATCAAACAATCTTGCCAAAGATTTGCTGAGACGGTTATCTCTTCTGCGATGTGTTTTCCTTTGTATGCTACATTGTTGTTATTGTCCAAAACTGCAGTGGTTTATTCTGTTGATTGTACTTATTCTAGAAAAAAGTTTGATGCTTCCAAGTTTTGTGTCATTGTTGCAAAGTTTTGGAGGAAGATGCTTTCGACGTATATGTGGGCTTGTACGATAACAGTTGGTTGCATCACTATGTTCTGTGTTTTCCTTGTTGCATTTTGCAGTGCATTGGCTGTTCTTGGGTTTTCTCCTAATGTTGTTGTCTATGCTGCTTTGATGGTTGGGCTTGTTTTCTCGGTTATCTTTGCCAATGCCATAATCATTTGCAACATTGCGTTGGTGATCTCGGTGCTGGAGGATGTTTCGGGAGCGCAGGCGATGCTGCGGTCGAGTATTATAATCAAGGGACAGACTCAGGTCGGTTTGCTAATATATCTTGGATCAACGATTGGGATGGCCTTTGTGGAGGGATTGTTTGAGCACAGAGTAAAGACACTAAGTTACGGTGATGGATCTTCAAGAATGTGGGAAGGTCTGCTCTTGGTGATAATGTATTCGTTTGTGGTGCTTATAGATTCTATGATGAGTGCAGTTTTCTATTTCAGTTGTAGATCTTCTAACACGGACAACGCAAACGGTGAAGGCAACTCAATTTTAGAAACTATGGCAATTTCTGCTGAAACAATGGGCATTCAATGA